The Benincasa hispida cultivar B227 chromosome 9, ASM972705v1, whole genome shotgun sequence genome has a segment encoding these proteins:
- the LOC120085979 gene encoding hydroxyphenylpyruvate reductase, with protein MESIGVLMTCPMNTYLEQELDKRFNLYKFWQFPQRTQFLAEHWNSIRAVVGNATAGADATLIDALPKLEIVSSFSVGLDKIDLRRCKEKGIRVTNTPDVLTEDVADLAIGLIIAVLRRLCECDRYIRSGKWKIGNYKLTTKFSGKSVGIIGLGRIGLAIAKRAEAFNCPISYYSRTEKEGSNYKYYSNLLELASNSDILIVACSLTKETHHIINRKVIDALGPKGVLINIGRGPHVDEPELVAALVEGRLGGAGLDVFEHEPEVPQELFALENVVLVPHIGSGTVETRTEMANLVLGNLEAHFSNKPLLTPVV; from the exons ATGGAATCCATCGGTGTATTGATGACTTGTCCGATGAACACTTACCTCGAGCAGGAGCTCGATAAGCGCTTCAATCTTTACAAGTTCTGGCAGTTTCCTCAGAGGACTCAATTCCTCGCGGAGCACTGGAATTCGATTCGTGCTGTAGTTGGAAATGCAACGGCTGGTGCCGATGCCACTTTGATTGATGCCTTGCCGAAGTTGGAGATCGTCTCCAGCTTCAGTGTGGGATTGGATAAGATTGATCTCAGAAGGTGCAAGGAGAAGGGGATTCGGGTCACCAATACTCCCGATGTTTTAACTGAAGACGTTGCGGATTTGGCGATTGGCTTGATTATAGCGGTGCTGAGGAGGTTGTGTGAATGCGATAGATATATCAGAAGCGGGAAATGGAAGATCGGTAACTACAAATTGACTACCAAG TTCTCTGGAAAATCAGTTGGCATTATTGGTTTGGGAAGGATTGGCTTGGCAATTGCCAAGAGAGCTGAAGCATTCAACTGTCCAATATCTTACTATTCAAGAACAGAAAAGGAAGGTTCTAACTACAAGTACTATTCAAACCTTCTTGAGTTGGCCTCGAACTCTGACATTCTGATTGTTGCTTGCTCGCTAACAAAAGAAACCCACCACATCATTAATCGCAAAGTTATCGATGCATTGGGTCCAAAAGGTGTTCTCATCAACATTGGGAGGGGTCCGCACGTTGATGAACCCGAATTAGTAGCTGCCCTGGTTGAAGGCCGATTAGGTGGTGCGGGGCTTGATGTGTTTGAGCATGAGCCTGAAGTGCCCCAAGAGCTCTTTGCACTTGAAAACGTCGTCCTGGTGCCTCATATAGGAAGTGGAACTGTTGAAACTCGCACAGAAATGGCTAACCTTGTGCTTGGAAACCTGGAAGCTCACTTCTCCAATAAACCTCTGTTAACTCCGGTGGTGTAG
- the LOC120087030 gene encoding rop guanine nucleotide exchange factor 12-like: MVRAMEQENDGFRSRFFHFRGTHESTGRHAKSLSIESASMLESVIEDDLSTSRSQGSTPVHNNSAEKQQAGPPLAPSNRSERAPKPKSSSKDDDPATEKEAKDKMALEMEQMKERFAKLLLGEDMSGGGKGVSSALALSNAITNLAASVFGEQWRLEPMSVERKARWRKEIDLLLSVTDYIVEFVPSQQKSKDGTNMEIMVTRQRNDLHLNIPALRKLDAMLIDCLDNFKDQNEFYYVSRDADDSEKGNNKRKDDKWWLPTAKVPPNGLSDMSRKFLQYQKDCVNQVLKAAMAINAQIISEMEIPEDYIESLPKNGRASLGDSIYKSITVEFFDPDQFLSSMDLTSEHKILDLKNRIEASIVIWRRKMNQKDGKSTWGSAVSLEKRELFEERAETILLILKHRFPGIPQSSLDISKIQFNRDVGHAVLESYSRILESLAFTVMSRIEDVLHADGLTQNPSQIATRRKSTSEAPVEKSEEMNNNGPETPASMTLLDFMGWGADQSETETKKDSFGNSDDLYADSDLKQANKPGNIVTNKKVSYLENLSAVRSPTARH; encoded by the exons ATGGTTCGTGCTATGGAGCAGGAGAACGACGGTTTCAGGTCCAGATTCTTTCATTTCAGAGGAACACATGAGAGTACAGGTAGACATGCCAAGAGCTTGAGTATAGAGAGTGCCAGCATGTTGGAATCTGTCATCGAAGATGATTTGTCGACATCGAGAAGCCAAGGATCGACTCCCGTTCACAACAACTCTGCTGAGAAACAACAGGCTGGGCCACCACTGGCACCATCGAATCGCTCTGAAAGGGCTCCAAAGCCGAAGTCAAGCAGCAAGGACGATGATCCTGCCACTGAAAAGGAAGCCAAAGACAAGATGGCCTTAG AAATGGAACAGATGAAAGAGAGGTTTGCAAAGTTGCTGTTGGGGGAAGACATGTCTGGGGGAGGGAAGGGTGTTTCCTCAGCCTTGGCATTGTCTAATGCAATCACAAACCTTGCTG CTTCTGTCTTCGGAGAACAATGGCGTCTTGAGCCAATGTCAGTAGAAAGAAAAGCAAGATGGAGAAAAGAAATCGATTTGCTCTTATCCGTTACAGATTACATTGTAGAGTTTGTTCCTTCACAACAGAAATCCAAGGATGGAACGAATATGGAG ATAATGGTGACCCGGCAACGGAATGATTTGCACTTGAATATCCCAGCTTTGAGGAAGCTTGATGCCATGTTAATT GATTGTCTGGATAATTTTAAAGACCAAAATGAGTTCTACTATGTATCGAGAGATGCCGACGACTCAGAGAAAGGAAATAACAAGAGGAAAGATGATAAATGGTGGCTACCTACAGCCAAAGTTCCTCCAAATGGTTTGTCAGACATGTCAAGGAAGTTTCTGCAGTACCAAAAGGACTGTGTCAACCAAGTCCTCAAAGCGGCCATGGCAATAAATGCTCAAATCATATCAGAAATGGAGATCCCTGAAGACTACATTGAATCGCTTCCTAAA AATGGTAGGGCAAGCCTAGGCGATTCCATCTACAAAAGTATAACAGTTGAGTTCTTTGATCCCGATCAGTTTCTCTCCAGCATGGATCTAACATCAGAGCATAAAATCCTAGATCTCAAAAACAGAATTGAAGCTTCCATAGTgatttggaggaggaagatgaaCCAGAAAGATGGAAAATCTACTTGGGGTTCAGCAGTGAGCTTGGAAAAAAGAGAACTATTTGAAGAAAGAGCAGAGACCATCTTGCTAATACTTAAGCACCGCTTCCCTGGAATCCCACAATCTTCACTAGACATCAGCAAAATTCAGTTCAATCGG GACGTGGGGCACGCCGTTCTAGAGAGCTACTCCAGAATACTTGAAAGCTTAGCTTTCACAGTGATGTCTCGAATTGAAGACGTACTCCACGCGGATGGGTTAACTCAGAATCCATCACAAATAGCAACGAGGAGGAAATCGACGAGCGAAGCTCCAGTGGAAAAGTCAGAAGAGATGAACAACAATGGCCCAGAAACGCCGGCTTCAATGACGCTGTTGGATTTCATGGGGTGGGGAGCAGATCAAAGCGAGACGGAGACGAAGAAGGATTCATTTGGGAATTCGGATGATTTATATGCGGATTCAGATCTGAAACAAGCAAACAAGCCAGGGAATATAGTGACGAACAAGAAGGTTTCGTACTTGGAGAATTTGAGCGCTGTGAGAAGTCCAACGGCACGccattga